From the Manis javanica isolate MJ-LG chromosome 11, MJ_LKY, whole genome shotgun sequence genome, one window contains:
- the TAF1D gene encoding TATA box-binding protein-associated factor RNA polymerase I subunit D isoform X3 has product MDAPSCTAVPDLALGMEVQSDDSSSGGSLFKTQCVPYSPKRRQRTPIRKHIHSPEGVQARDSSSDSSFEPIPLTMKAIFERFKKKKPKKRKYKRTGRPRGRPQGKKSSRSSQRSKIEFKDKGSGFPFLESENGRKQLPWRKILTFEQAVARGFFSYLEKLKYEDHLKESLKQMNVSEDLEKDDLDSRRYKYLDDDGPLSPIEESEADEVAADLEHADECDIKLVAPNKRTVSGLKGICISL; this is encoded by the exons ATGGACGCTCCCAGCTGTACAGCAGTACCTGATTTAGCTCTGGGAATGGAAGTTCAGAG tgaTGACTCTTCCTCTGGTGGCAGCTTGTTTAAAACCCAGTGTGTACCTTACTCACCTAAACGGAGGCAAAGAACCCCTATTAGAAAACACATTCATTCACCTGAAGGTGTGCAAGCAAGAGACTCATCTAGTGACTCATCTTTCGAGCCAATACCATTGACTATGAAAGCTATTTTTGAAAGattcaaaaaaaagaaacctaaaaagaggaaatacaagCGAACAGGAAGACCAAGGGGAAGACCccaaggaaagaaaagcagtaGAAGCTCTCAAAGAAGTAAGATAGAGTTTAAAGACAAAGGATCTGGGTTCCCATTTTTAGAATCagagaatggaagaaaacaatTACCTTGGAGAAAAATTCTAACCTTTGAG CAAGCAGTGGCAAGAGGATTTTTCAGCTACCTTGAAAAATTGAAGTATGAGGACCACCTCAAGGAATCCTTGAAGCAAATGAATGTCAGTGAAGATTTAGAAAAAGACGACTTGGATAGTCGTAGATACAAATACCTGGATGATGATGGGCCTCTCTCTCCTATTGAAGAGTCCGA AGCAGACGAGGTTGCAGCAGATCTTGAACATGCTGATGAATGTGACATCAAATTGGTG GCTCCTAACAAGAGGACAGTGTCTGGACTTAAAG GTATTTGCATATCCCTATGA
- the TAF1D gene encoding TATA box-binding protein-associated factor RNA polymerase I subunit D isoform X4: protein MDAPSCTAVPDLALGMEVQSDDSSSGGSLFKTQCVPYSPKRRQRTPIRKHIHSPEGVQARDSSSDSSFEPIPLTMKAIFERFKKKKPKKRKYKRTGRPRGRPQGKKSSRSSQRSKIEFKDKGSGFPFLESENGRKQLPWRKILTFEQAVARGFFSYLEKLKYEDHLKESLKQMNVSEDLEKDDLDSRRYKYLDDDGPLSPIEESEADEVAADLEHADECDIKLVAPNKRTVSGLKGMNMI from the exons ATGGACGCTCCCAGCTGTACAGCAGTACCTGATTTAGCTCTGGGAATGGAAGTTCAGAG tgaTGACTCTTCCTCTGGTGGCAGCTTGTTTAAAACCCAGTGTGTACCTTACTCACCTAAACGGAGGCAAAGAACCCCTATTAGAAAACACATTCATTCACCTGAAGGTGTGCAAGCAAGAGACTCATCTAGTGACTCATCTTTCGAGCCAATACCATTGACTATGAAAGCTATTTTTGAAAGattcaaaaaaaagaaacctaaaaagaggaaatacaagCGAACAGGAAGACCAAGGGGAAGACCccaaggaaagaaaagcagtaGAAGCTCTCAAAGAAGTAAGATAGAGTTTAAAGACAAAGGATCTGGGTTCCCATTTTTAGAATCagagaatggaagaaaacaatTACCTTGGAGAAAAATTCTAACCTTTGAG CAAGCAGTGGCAAGAGGATTTTTCAGCTACCTTGAAAAATTGAAGTATGAGGACCACCTCAAGGAATCCTTGAAGCAAATGAATGTCAGTGAAGATTTAGAAAAAGACGACTTGGATAGTCGTAGATACAAATACCTGGATGATGATGGGCCTCTCTCTCCTATTGAAGAGTCCGA AGCAGACGAGGTTGCAGCAGATCTTGAACATGCTGATGAATGTGACATCAAATTGGTG GCTCCTAACAAGAGGACAGTGTCTGGACTTAAAG GAATGAATATGATTTGA
- the TAF1D gene encoding TATA box-binding protein-associated factor RNA polymerase I subunit D isoform X2: MDAPSCTAVPDLALGMEVQSDDSSSGGSLFKTQCVPYSPKRRQRTPIRKHIHSPEGVQARDSSSDSSFEPIPLTMKAIFERFKKKKPKKRKYKRTGRPRGRPQGKKSSRSSQRSKIEFKDKGSGFPFLESENGRKQLPWRKILTFEQAVARGFFSYLEKLKYEDHLKESLKQMNVSEDLEKDDLDSRRYKYLDDDGPLSPIEESEADEVAADLEHADECDIKLVAPNKRTVSGLKGYLKLRTRQIHLL; encoded by the exons ATGGACGCTCCCAGCTGTACAGCAGTACCTGATTTAGCTCTGGGAATGGAAGTTCAGAG tgaTGACTCTTCCTCTGGTGGCAGCTTGTTTAAAACCCAGTGTGTACCTTACTCACCTAAACGGAGGCAAAGAACCCCTATTAGAAAACACATTCATTCACCTGAAGGTGTGCAAGCAAGAGACTCATCTAGTGACTCATCTTTCGAGCCAATACCATTGACTATGAAAGCTATTTTTGAAAGattcaaaaaaaagaaacctaaaaagaggaaatacaagCGAACAGGAAGACCAAGGGGAAGACCccaaggaaagaaaagcagtaGAAGCTCTCAAAGAAGTAAGATAGAGTTTAAAGACAAAGGATCTGGGTTCCCATTTTTAGAATCagagaatggaagaaaacaatTACCTTGGAGAAAAATTCTAACCTTTGAG CAAGCAGTGGCAAGAGGATTTTTCAGCTACCTTGAAAAATTGAAGTATGAGGACCACCTCAAGGAATCCTTGAAGCAAATGAATGTCAGTGAAGATTTAGAAAAAGACGACTTGGATAGTCGTAGATACAAATACCTGGATGATGATGGGCCTCTCTCTCCTATTGAAGAGTCCGA AGCAGACGAGGTTGCAGCAGATCTTGAACATGCTGATGAATGTGACATCAAATTGGTG GCTCCTAACAAGAGGACAGTGTCTGGACTTAAAG GGTATCTGAAATTGAGAACCAGGCAGATCCATCTCCTCTGA
- the TAF1D gene encoding TATA box-binding protein-associated factor RNA polymerase I subunit D isoform X5 translates to MDAPSCTAVPDLALGMEVQSDDSSSGGSLFKTQCVPYSPKRRQRTPIRKHIHSPEGVQARDSSSDSSFEPIPLTMKAIFERFKKKKPKKRKYKRTGRPRGRPQGKKSSRSSQRSKIEFKDKGSGFPFLESENGRKQLPWRKILTFEQAVARGFFSYLEKLKYEDHLKESLKQMNVSEDLEKDDLDSRRYKYLDDDGPLSPIEESEADEVAADLEHADECDIKLVAPNKRTVSGLKGLTI, encoded by the exons ATGGACGCTCCCAGCTGTACAGCAGTACCTGATTTAGCTCTGGGAATGGAAGTTCAGAG tgaTGACTCTTCCTCTGGTGGCAGCTTGTTTAAAACCCAGTGTGTACCTTACTCACCTAAACGGAGGCAAAGAACCCCTATTAGAAAACACATTCATTCACCTGAAGGTGTGCAAGCAAGAGACTCATCTAGTGACTCATCTTTCGAGCCAATACCATTGACTATGAAAGCTATTTTTGAAAGattcaaaaaaaagaaacctaaaaagaggaaatacaagCGAACAGGAAGACCAAGGGGAAGACCccaaggaaagaaaagcagtaGAAGCTCTCAAAGAAGTAAGATAGAGTTTAAAGACAAAGGATCTGGGTTCCCATTTTTAGAATCagagaatggaagaaaacaatTACCTTGGAGAAAAATTCTAACCTTTGAG CAAGCAGTGGCAAGAGGATTTTTCAGCTACCTTGAAAAATTGAAGTATGAGGACCACCTCAAGGAATCCTTGAAGCAAATGAATGTCAGTGAAGATTTAGAAAAAGACGACTTGGATAGTCGTAGATACAAATACCTGGATGATGATGGGCCTCTCTCTCCTATTGAAGAGTCCGA AGCAGACGAGGTTGCAGCAGATCTTGAACATGCTGATGAATGTGACATCAAATTGGTG GCTCCTAACAAGAGGACAGTGTCTGGACTTAAAG GACTGACTATATAA
- the TAF1D gene encoding TATA box-binding protein-associated factor RNA polymerase I subunit D isoform X1: protein MDAPSCTAVPDLALGMEVQSDDSSSGGSLFKTQCVPYSPKRRQRTPIRKHIHSPEGVQARDSSSDSSFEPIPLTMKAIFERFKKKKPKKRKYKRTGRPRGRPQGKKSSRSSQRSKIEFKDKGSGFPFLESENGRKQLPWRKILTFEQAVARGFFSYLEKLKYEDHLKESLKQMNVSEDLEKDDLDSRRYKYLDDDGPLSPIEESEADEVAADLEHADECDIKLVENNYFIVKSELPKKVNVYIDQEHYIEEAALSKKKALKSKNTGQRTEWPEKKIGM from the exons ATGGACGCTCCCAGCTGTACAGCAGTACCTGATTTAGCTCTGGGAATGGAAGTTCAGAG tgaTGACTCTTCCTCTGGTGGCAGCTTGTTTAAAACCCAGTGTGTACCTTACTCACCTAAACGGAGGCAAAGAACCCCTATTAGAAAACACATTCATTCACCTGAAGGTGTGCAAGCAAGAGACTCATCTAGTGACTCATCTTTCGAGCCAATACCATTGACTATGAAAGCTATTTTTGAAAGattcaaaaaaaagaaacctaaaaagaggaaatacaagCGAACAGGAAGACCAAGGGGAAGACCccaaggaaagaaaagcagtaGAAGCTCTCAAAGAAGTAAGATAGAGTTTAAAGACAAAGGATCTGGGTTCCCATTTTTAGAATCagagaatggaagaaaacaatTACCTTGGAGAAAAATTCTAACCTTTGAG CAAGCAGTGGCAAGAGGATTTTTCAGCTACCTTGAAAAATTGAAGTATGAGGACCACCTCAAGGAATCCTTGAAGCAAATGAATGTCAGTGAAGATTTAGAAAAAGACGACTTGGATAGTCGTAGATACAAATACCTGGATGATGATGGGCCTCTCTCTCCTATTGAAGAGTCCGA AGCAGACGAGGTTGCAGCAGATCTTGAACATGCTGATGAATGTGACATCAAATTGGTG GAGAATAATTATTTCATAGTAAAGTCTGAATTACCAAAGAAGGTGAATGTATATATAGACCAAGAGCATTATATTGAAGAAGCTGCTTTGTCTAAAAAGAAAGCATTGAAGTCCAAAAACACTGGACAGAGGACAGAATGGCctgaaaagaaaataggaatgtGA